From the genome of Plectropomus leopardus isolate mb chromosome 9, YSFRI_Pleo_2.0, whole genome shotgun sequence:
TCACAGtcgtcctttttttttccctcctacACTTCACAGGTTTAGAGAGAGTGAACGAGGTCGAGTCTCTTCTCCTGAGAAAGAGGTATCTGCACTCCCTCTTCCTTCTTTGGGCCATCCTATATCAGGTGTGCAGATTGCATTGAACAGGATCTGCTCTTCCTGCACTGCGAATGAGAAGGAGAAGCGATGTCGAGAGACGACAGCTGTTGCAGATTTTGCAGCAGGGGCTTATATAGCTGCCACTGGAAGCCCAATAGTCAAACTCAGAGAAAAGTGAGTGTTTCTGAGccatatttgtttatatttaaggTGAGACACCCCAGATTGAACAATTTTTTGTCATGCACTTTTCACACGGCGGAAGTAATAGTATGTTGTAGCTTTTATAttgcattcatatttaatgtttgctgtgtttttacatttgggGCTATTTGGCCTACATCTGTCTTCTTTCAGACTAGTgggaagaaatgatccaaaatatAGCACGGCATATTTGATTAGATAAAGCTTATTTGCATTTGCAATTTGCATTTAAACAGACAATTTCAGAAAatttgacacacaaaaaatttgttttcttaatataAGTATTCAACCGGGTAAGTTTCATGTTGATATCAATTAGCTAAAATTTTACCCTGGCTTCTTAAATGTTTTCTATGACATGGAAATTTACAATACATATATAGATTTTTCTTAATGCAAGTAATCAACTGAGgaagtttcatggtgatatctTCAAGTTAAAATCTTTTACCCTcgtcttattttttgtttcgaacgactttttttttttcaaaatgatggaTTGGTTATACATGGTTATTATACTCAAACACTTCAGCACGACTTACATATGCCAAACTCAGTTTTATTCTTATCCAGCCTATTTGGAATGAATTTATGGGGGGGTTTCATATGTTATTCATAGCCagatttatgtaacattttatccatgaaaacatggcgaaaataaaaaattttttaaggCTGTTGACAGTATAATTGTCTTAACGTAAGCAATCGACTAGAGACGTTTCATACTGATATCTGTTAGCTAAAAATTTTAACCCTATTCATCTGAGACATCTGCCCTGAAGTTTtagtatttaaatataatatcatTTGAGTATTGGGGAGTTCAGATAAGTAGATATGGTCTAATTTCCTTCAGCATTGCTCTGTTATGTAGTGTTTGATGTTTTAGAAATAATTGCTTTAGATTACTTCACCCATTTGAGCCTCCGGGTTCCTTCACTTCAATTTAGCATAACTTTTTCAAATCCCTAATCAGAGATTAACATTCCTCTGGACTGGATttggaaatgtaaaatattaccaatgaaaaagttttgctatttgaatgcttttaaagtactttaaattaAAGTGGGATACCTGTGTTTAGAGGAGGCTAttcacatattttggaaaagaaaagctTTGTAAATGAAGTAAAATGAGGATGAAATTTCTGTGCCAAGAAAAATTAGTAAACTCAGAGCAGGCCCTAACAGGCTTGTTTTGGATTTATCTGGAACAGGATTATAAAGGGGGGGAGGATGGCGGGCTATAATTTTGAACAACTATGAGAGGGTGGAGGtatgttgttggtggtggttcAAGAGCGTGAAGGGCCTGTTTGTGGTGAGTTCTCACGACGGTGCAGGGCGCAAAACCAACTTTGgaaaaatgttggaattgtTCCATTGTCTCCTCAAATTCCCTTTGGtatccatgcacacacacacacacacacacacacacacacacacacacacacacagttatgcacacacaacatataaaaagattttttattttaactatcattttaatcctaaaaatgtgtcagaaagaaaaaaagaatcatatcTGATGCCTTTCTTGTCCTTTTAGCATGCATGCTGCTGGTTCTCAGTGGTCACTCTGGtctccctgctctctctgtgCTGGATGTACATCTGTCTAGTTACTTATAATGACCAAGAGGATGTGAACTGGTGAGtgatcacaaacacacagacaaatgacACACATTGAATCCAACACAAAAGCTCAGAatcctctgttttcttttcttctcttcctttatTGGTGACCTTTATTCTGCTAACCCCGTGCTGCCCTTCTTTTGTTCTATTATCAGGCAGGGCTTCGCTAAACTGAAACGATGGGTGAACTGGTTCATGGTGCTCGTCATCATTTCTGCAGTGTTAACCAGCTACTGCGTCCTGCTGCTGGTGAGAATATGTTGATACTGTGGTGCTGATTGAAGTGATGACAGAGTGATTGCAGAAGATTGCACCTTATAGTCGGAAGAATTGCTGGCATGAGACTGGATGTCTAtgcaagaaacacaaaatagctATTGTATAGCCATGCAATATGTAACCAGATATTATGGTAATTTCAGAAAGAGGTTTGTTTATATATAATGAAGTTTTATTCTTCTGTCACACAGTGAGAAGCCATAGTTGTAATTTAATGTCCTATAATCCAACACTTTTCATTACAGCTGTTTGCACTCTTTCAAGTCGCCTTAGGAGAACCACTCAACTTACACTGGCTACACAAGGTATTGTATACATTTTAAGGTGGAGCCAGCGATTCTGGAGAAAGAGCGATGATATTTGAACTCAGCACCATAACAAAGACACCCATCTTCCGTCAGTGCTCCTTCAGAAGCTCTGAAACTTTGTCTTTATATGTTAGGTCTTGCACTAAAACAAATTTGTATGATGTGACTATCAGTACAAAAAAGTCCATGATAATGATATTATTGCAATatctatagaaaaaaatattgctatcagtcaaattcatctttgactttgtttattttgtgttttgattttattttttttgggggggggggattacaCTCAAAATATGAGCGTAGGGAGGTGGAGAGAAACTCTGTAACTAACTgtacaaaatcaaacacacaaaaacagtaattatacGTAATGGATCGTGAAAAGGCAACCACATAGTTTTGGGGGAGGgagcaaaaacagagagaaacagaaaagacattacattatataatatttcattataaATATCAGTACTCATGCTAAACTAAAGAACATCATCACGCCAAATATGGCTTTCGTTGTGGTGGCAACGTTAAGACATGTGACcgtagtgtagttcatttatagcctaacattagctttttacttctggtgattgcatttaggcttcaaaaaccATAACAGTGGTGTCCATTTGTGAAGACTATCCTTCTGAACAAAATGTGGAAGTATCgtaaacgtttgtttaccacagagcttattttcagccatgatccaaaatacaatgaaaaaatcccacagtctttttgatgagggaaccagggctaACTTACGTTgctggcctacagaaaaaagtCATCCATGGGACATGATGGACAGTGACGGAGAGGTGGATGTAGGGTAGAGGAGATATTTGCTGAATTTGACAGACAATTTATTGGATTAGAATGGCTGACTACATCTTTGACTGTccaacttatttatttttttccaataagaTTCATCTGGGATTGTTCAAATTGTTTCATTCATGTCATGTCTTTTCTTCCATacagattttcttattttttggtgTGATATTCGTTGCTTGCGGGATCACAGGAATTTGTCTCCAGTGGAAACAAGAATGGCCGACGGTTCCTTTCTCATTCCAGGTACAGTGAGGCTCTTGTTTAGAGGACTGAAGTGTTTATGGGAATGATAGTGAGAgtgtaaatgtctgtttttttagttgTCTGTGATGTACAtcatgtgttttgatgtgtgtgtgtgttggcctcGCGTCAGGCCACAGCTCCTTTCTTACAGTTTGGTGCTGTCGGGGCGTTGACACTGCTGAGCCCGTTCGTCTTCCAAGGCTTCCACGAGGCAGAGGCTAAATGTATGTCTCAGACATCATTTAAAAGCACACATTTGCATGATTCACAAGCAAAGGCAACACTGtgtacagacatttttttaaacattaatataatcACTTAACATTGGACTTTCAAagagtcaatttaaaaaatgaggttTATTTGTCTTTGACCAGGAAACTGTTTTTACACAACAAGATAAAGATGAACTACCTTGATTCCAGAAATTGTGTTATCGCTATAGGCTGAAGCAAAGAGAGAATTaagtttgataaaaaaaggataaattaCACTAATATACACATtgataaaatttaatttaactggTATCAGAGTTTATGGCCATTGTgctttcttatttattattattattattattatttgttgttgttgttgttgttgttgttgttgttgttgttgttattaattaattaattaacttattttcacaaaatccagcaaataaaacacataaatgtattttaacaaattgcttttgccttatttttctgtaatttgcaatttgcatgaaaatatgGACAGAAATATTTATGTTTCAATATCTGCAGGAGTAAAGAGGATGCAAGGACTTGAAAAGCAGGAATGGTCTTCATTATACTCCCACAATACAAACAATGCTCCTTATTTACTTACCACTTTACCACTTCTAAAGGGACTTGTGTACAGGTCCTCTGTTTAGACTCACAGCAgtgtaaacagccaaaaaggattattttattgtttggtttttgttctCACCAGGGTCTAAGTTCCTGATTGCTGCGATATTTGTAGCAGTGTCAGCAGCCATCTTCCTGTGTCCCCTGATCATCCAGTCTCCCTGTCTGATCGAGCTGAGCGATTTACCTGAAAAACCAAAGCTCATTGGTCACCGAGGCGCACCGATGGTGAGCATCCTGTTTTATTTGACAACACCCAAAAGGTACACATGGTCCACCTCGCATTGTTTTGCAACTCTTTTCAACTCTTTTTTCAGCTTTCGTTTCAACTTTGACTTTTGTCTCGCAGCCAGGTAAAACAGAACACACAGAGACTTAAACACACAGACTAAAGgtacataaaacatgataaaatacatgaaacatCAATATATCAAGTGACAACAAAAGACCTTGAGTAATAATTATATAGGAGCTAATCATCAGCTGAGTCACTGTAAGTATTTCACAAGAAATACTCTGTGAGATAAAAGAGTCATTCACCTTGTTTGACCTCGTCAGTAGTCTAAATATAAAGTCTTTGAAACTGCTCTATTGTGGAAAATATGAAACAGATCAAAGTTTAACATCAGTGACCTTATTGGCTACTTTGGTGCACCCTTGGAAAGAGCTGTCACAGTCGACAAATGGCAGTTAAAATTAAGGCTTGAAGTGCATTTAGACAAAAAGGCAGGTAGTTTAATGATCTTATAGACAggattgtttgacattttagaaataTGCTTTTTGCTACTTGCTCTAAGTTAGATAAGAAGACCAATATCACTCTGACAGAAAGTCACTGATCCCCAACTcagtcgccagaataaatgttgacaaTGAACATTTCACATGTATTAGATATGTTAAAACTTACCTTTTCATTATGTATCGGTTCTAAATTTTATGTTATGAAAATGCTGAGGTTCAaatgtggttaggtttatgcaCAAAACCACTTGGCTGGTTTAGCTTAACTTTGGCTTTAAATTCTTGTTTTGGTCGCTACAAACACGGCTGACAATGTCCTCaactaacattaacattataatgtttgtaacaacaaaagcaagtCTTGTTTAACaagtgtttgggacatttccataCCATGTTTGTAGAAACAAAAGTGGGGCCTATTTAACGAGAGCATGGTATGTGTCCAGCCgcatttgtagcaacaaaagcaggtgtttttttaatatgatgaaACTACAGTGAGGAGACAGTTGTCTTAGCTTAGCTTGGAGGACTGAAGACAGGTAGAAGGAGCTAGTCTGGTTCTGGCTAAAGGTAAAACACATTTACCAGCGTCTCTAAAACTAACCATGttgtatcttgtttgttttgacctGTCATAACTGGGATTCTGTGAGGGTTATGTGCTGGACTGTTATTGGCAGAGAGCACAGCACAGTCACTGAAATGAAATCTTGGCATTgcatatttctgcaaactatgcATAACCAAGTGTTACAAAAATTATGTATAGCATGAATTTGGCTACATGAGTTTTTCATTGGGACGAGGatgggatggtggatggtgtgacacttAAAACCTAAGTGAAGTGGCTGCCAAGTAACCAACACAATAGCAGACCAGTGTCCAACCAAAACCTGGATTTTAACGGCAGTTCAGGACATGTCAGACCCTGTTTGTAGCAACAAGACTGTATTTTTATGAGTTCGGAACATGTCCATTCTTGTTTGTACGTAGCTACAAAAGTGGGTCTTGTTCAGCAAGTCTGAGACATTTCCAGCTATGTATGTACAACAAAAGCAGGATGTTTTTTAACTAGAGTTTGGGAGATTTATAGCTGTGTTCCAGCGAAAAAAAGGTGGGCGTTTTTTAATGGACATATATGAGTGTCAATCTTCTCGTTTAACTCTTGGTAAGAAAGCAAtgagtgtatttcccaaaatttcgaactattcctttaatttttaagccacctaagcaaaaaacaactgcaacagTCCATGCAAATATCATTATCTCTTGTCAATCAGAGCAAGTTAAATAACACATTATACTTAACAATATATGATGTAATTTGTTAAATGACCTTGCATTttcttgtgttgacatcacaggaAACACTCCACGCGTGGCTCAGGTGTGAACAAATGTCTTCTAATGTTAGGGCCCATATGCTGCTCTGCCCCTGTTAGTTTATCGTGCTCCTGGGTCACCAATAAGCTTGATTTAAATCTGTGTGTATGGGTTGTGTGTGTTCTTACAGCCTCAGGGTAGTTTGTGAGTTTAAGCATGAGTGTGTCTCACCCATCTGTCCTCACTGTGTTCAGCTGGCCCCGGAGAACACCATGATGTCGTTTAACAGGAGCATCGCGTGTGGTGTGACAGCCTTTGAGACAGACGTACAGCTCAGGTACGGTGAATTTTAGTGATTATAGTGATTTCTACAGACCCAGAGCACTAACTAACTGTTTCTGCACCTCTCACACTctccttttttgcatttacCTGACCGACCGGAGGATAGAAAATCCAACACCTTCTCATTCTAACTCGTCACATGTATTACGAGTTAGGTATCgttctgcatctgttgtttacGCTCAGGGAtgctgttaccatgatgtcaacaagtGCACATAGTGAGTAAAGTGGCATGACGTGCTATGGTGATGGCAGCGCATATAGATGAAGCAGCCAGTAGTTCCTCAAAGGAaaagccataaggacacaagactctgatgtaaattcaaaacatgcactgcaggaattgaatgatgctatcagcagcaacatgcccgagCAACTAGATGATATTAATCAACTCATTCTTCAACTCCATAtttgtagcaggatcaaggacaaatgtagttttgtttctttaaaacttggtttaaaaaatgactaataaatctaccttctaccttccctctacgtggttatgtttaggcaataGCAGCACTTGGAACAACAGCACAAATGGTTAGGGTTTTTCTGCACATACTGGGCAGACGCAACAGGTGCTATCCGGCCATCCGCCAGTGTATCATAACACTGCActtggttctgtctggccgcatTCTCATTTGATGACGTCTGGTGGCGTTCCTTGtgagcactgacagagtggatcTATTTGCTGACATTGAAATGAGAACGTGAAAATTGAAGGTCCTATAGATATCAATGTCAGTGTTACATCAATGTGATTGTTGATAACTCACAGTGACTTATCTCCTCAGAAGACAATAAGGGTCATAAATTACTTAGTGCACCTTTaaaatttggatgttttagcctgacagatgatgtttttcattgtttttttaacctagTAAAGACAGAATTCCCTTCTTGATGCATGACCACAACTCTAATGGTTTCTTGCGGAGGACAACAAATGTTAAAGAGAAGTTCCTTGGCACGGACTTCAGCCACAGTGCCAACCTGACCTGGGAGCAATTACAGAGTCTGAATGCAGGTGAATGGTTCCTAAAGGTGAGGGCTGTGCTTTGACATGtttgtacacacactcacacacatacaatcatAAAGGTGTGTTGTCATATACCATGCTACAGTTATCTCATATATAATTTGTATCTTATTTGACCTTCCAGACAGATCCTTTCCGCTCAGTGTCCAGTCTCTcagaagaagagaaggaaaCAGTCAGAAATCAGACTATACCGTCCTTACTTCAGCTCCTTGACCTCGCCAAGCAGCACAACATCTCAGTGATATTTGATCTTTATAGTCCTGATCAGGAAAATGACACAGTGGACACTGTTAGCACCATCTTGAGTTCTGGCATTGACCCAAGCAAGGTAAATCTCATTCTAATCCCTCTGACGGAATTAAAGATATTTCATAATAAAGCATATTTAGTTGACAAGTTGTAAATTCCTTTTCTATAGGTGCTCTGGCTTCCCCCAGCAGAAAGAGAATATGTGAATCACACTGCGCCAGGGTTCATTCAGGTCTATAACAACGAAACAAATATGCTCATTGAAGGAGGAGACCACCTGAATGTGAAATACAGCAAGTTTAGTACACAAGAAataaggtaaaaataaatatgaacaaaatacaCACCCACAATATCTCTGTCACCAGTTACCAACCTCCACTAGGCGTCAGCAGAGCTTTACATGGGGTTGCAAGGCCCTCTTGACACAGAGGGGTGTAGTGCCTCCTTTCTACAtagctttctgtgtgtgtgcatataggatgtgtttgtggtttgcatgattttttttccagtctgcTATTTGAGATTTCAGATAGACTTTATGCTTTTCAGGaagcataaaaatgaataagcaAAATATTGATGAGTGTAATGCAGCTCTATTTATAGCTTTTAGTGAAAAGTCTGATGCCATGCTTAGCtatctgacaaaataaaataaaaacaatatgcaGAGAAaatagtatattttttaatccacTTAAATGTCAGGGaaactgctttttaattttcacaggGAATAATCTGCTTAAACGTCATCCAAACTGCCAATTTTACTCAAACCTCATGCAGTAATGCACCCTTATTTGGTTGATTATACAGTTTATCTGTTGTCCTGTACAGTTATTCTTATGCGTTGAGTATAAGAtcaaatgtgcagaaaatatgtcacttagtcAGGTGTCATCAGTTTAGTCAGCGATAGAAAAGGTGTCCCTTGTGGGAAAAGGGTGGGAGCTGCTGTGGTAGCGCCAGGCATGCACAGTAGTGTGTtaattaaaagtgtgtgtatagcatgctgagacacagtGCTGGCACTGAATATAGATGCGCAGGATCAGCCTCCAGGGAATGAGATTAAAATAATGTCCAAATCCAGGAGTGTTGTTCAATGCATAAACTAACACACCTTTGTAAATTACTAAAGAATGACATGCAGTGTAGCAACATGTTTTGAGAAAGTGCTGAAGAGCTGCATTAGGTGCTAAATGACCTCCCTGCACATGGACTGTTGTTCTTGCTTTATAACACAGGCTTTTTTTAGGTCCTCTACACAAacactgtttgcactgttaACACATTAACAGATGTAATCTTACATCTTTTGAATACATGCATTTGGTCAAAATGAAATGTTGTATGGGATAAATGTGTCCTGGATCATGATGCTTGTGATGGCAGGGTGGGTGCACTATATCTAGAGATCTTTTTATCCCTGTCTATCCATGaatgcatgcaaaaaaacattttttttttaatgatttttcatatttcatggattttggtgttcaaacaaatgcaaaaaatgatcTAATACAGTAGTTCCTGTCTTTATTCTAAAGGGACCCTTCTCTATTGTTGAGTTGAGACAGTACCTGACTGTAACATACTATATGGATTTTTCATATGATATTCAATACAtaacactgacaaaacagaaCAACTGCTAAACTGTGCAATAAGGCCAAATAACAAACACAATTACTGTAAGAAGTATGTATAAAAAGAGCGATTTGGATGCTTTCTTGTGCAGattattttgtgtgcatattaCATCAGAAGGTTTtactggtatttttttaaaacttttataattatcagcattttgtgttttaatattttatcatttttaacatttattttttacaaattctgcATTTACTTCTCTCTGGCGTTTGGCCATTGTTCTATTAGCTCTTTGACTGTTTTAACTGTGTAAATTTCTCATGTAGGATGAGCACAGAGGGAGGGATCTGTGAAAACCAATGACACCAGTGATAACCATTGCTCAGATATTCATCTCAtcctttggctgttttttgtttgtttgattatattttaaataataactcaaacttaaaacaatttcatttagttttcttcataaaaaataatacaaattctTAGATATAGGCCTGCGCTTACATCCCTTGAATCCAGAGGGCCTCACATCCCTGATGAAGTTTTGGCGACACCTCATGGAGGTCAGGACTCACAGGTCGGGAACCAGTGCTCTCATAagcaaataatgaaatattgacccccccccccccccccccccccccccgcaaaAAAGCAGAAGACAATACCCACAGAAgcataataaatatatacatttgcaTGCACATATACGGGCATACTTACATCCACCTACTTACATGTACATGCagatacatacatgcatacacacatattcactGTTCTGCTTTCCATAGATTCACGTCTTAAAATATATGTTACTCTTCTGTTCATGTATCTAGCTAATACAAAGCTCTACATTTCAAAGgctgcatttgtattttttccaggGAGCTTCGGAGAAAGAACATTACGGTGAACCTGTGGGTGGTTAATGAGCGTTGGCTGTTCTCTGTGCTGTGGTGTGCGGGGGCCAGCTCTGTTACCACCAACTCCTGCCAAACTCCTGAAAGTCATGGAGCGGCCTGACTGGATCCTGGTAAGTAATACAGTAGCACGTGCTTTACTTCCTTTTGTGTTCATTTCACTATCCAGCAACAAACATCGTCAGCTGAAACCATGAatagattatgagacaatggctCCTGGGCACAGATATCGAAAAGGCCCACAccacctctcctcttttttgttgttttatctctttgtagtagttttgtgtattttttgtgtcactttttggtcatttgtatctttttacagttattttgtgtatttttgatcactttgtgtctcttcgtAGTAAGTTTTtgtctcactgtgtttttttgtgtgtggtatTGTAGTTGTTTGAATctcttaaaatgtaattttgtgtattattgaagtaattttgtgtccttttggtggttttgtgtcgCTCTGgttcctctgcatctctttgtggtctttttgtgtctcttcctggcaagtattttttaatttgagtgacaaCAAGGGGGGGCTCTGACACTTTGGGCTCCTTTGCCTGTGCCCAGTTGTCCCACTCAGTAATACAATCAGGGTTGAAGCACTTCTTTTGGAGCCGACAAGTTTTTATGTGGGTTTTCCAAAATCTGTCATGCACCTTGACCCGATGgacatgtctgtgtgttcaggCACCTCTTACATACAAGATAATATGGATTACAGTGGACATTGTATCTATTCTGATAATGACTGGACTTTACATCTTTCGATGGTAAGTTAAGCAGATGTTTGCTGTACACATGTTGTATAAAAGTGTTTATAAAAGTGAAGAGACTGACTCATCCACCTCTCTGCCAGGAAAACACACTGTTTCTGTCACAGAAAAGGTACATTTAGATTTTACTATCTTGAAATcagggctgcagctaatgattgttttcatcattgatCAAcctactgattttttttcacaacaaatcAATTAATCCTTAAGTCcataaaatatttagaaatgttGCCAAAAGCCCCAGGCAACATCTTCAAATTTGCAGTCTAAAACCCCCCAAATCTTTTCAATTTACTGtcatataaatgaaaataaaaggcGCAAATCTGGAGAATGTTTTGCCTTTTGCTTAAAGAATGACTTAAGC
Proteins encoded in this window:
- the LOC121947661 gene encoding LOW QUALITY PROTEIN: glycerophosphoinositol inositolphosphodiesterase GDPD2-like (The sequence of the model RefSeq protein was modified relative to this genomic sequence to represent the inferred CDS: deleted 1 base in 1 codon) → MSRDDSCCRFCSRGLYSCHWKPNSQTQRKHACCWFSVVTLVSLLSLCWMYICLVTYNDQEDVNWQGFAKLKRWVNWFMVLVIISAVLTSYCVLLLLFALFQVALGEPLNLHWLHKIFLFFGVIFVACGITGICLQWKQEWPTVPFSFQATAPFLQFGAVGALTLLSPFVFQGFHEAEAKWSKFLIAAIFVAVSAAIFLCPLIIQSPCLIELSDLPEKPKLIGHRGAPMLAPENTMMSFNRSIACGVTAFETDVQLSKDRIPFLMHDHNSNGFLRRTTNVKEKFLGTDFSHSANLTWEQLQSLNAGEWFLKTDPFRSVSSLSEEEKETVRNQTIPSLLQLLDLAKQHNISVIFDLYSPDQENDTVDTVSTILSSGIDPSKVLWLPPAEREYVNHTAPGFIQVYNNETNMLIEGGDHLNVKYSKFSTQEIRELRRKNITVNLWVVNERWLFSVLWCAGASSVTTNSCQLLKVMERPDWILAPLTYKIIWITVDIVSILIMTGLYIFRWKTHCFCHRKGKDKQRNNISAWNDKELSPSYPLGSSPYTGSFFSLKTDVHPCLH